One Allostreptomyces psammosilenae DNA segment encodes these proteins:
- a CDS encoding tautomerase family protein — protein MPHYNVQISEQALDGKVEARLIAGLTEAVASVFGDWARGAAAVDLFGVPAGRRGIAGRPTDAVAPIVTLHMREGAFHVPEIPDAPARLIGAITDAVVDVFGEPVREQVNVVITGVPAGRTGVGGEVA, from the coding sequence ATGCCGCACTACAACGTGCAGATCAGCGAGCAGGCACTGGACGGAAAGGTGGAGGCCCGGCTCATCGCCGGCCTGACCGAGGCCGTGGCCTCGGTGTTCGGCGACTGGGCGCGCGGCGCCGCGGCCGTCGACCTGTTCGGCGTCCCGGCCGGGCGCCGCGGCATCGCCGGCAGGCCCACTGACGCCGTCGCGCCGATCGTCACCCTCCACATGCGCGAGGGCGCCTTCCACGTCCCGGAGATCCCGGACGCCCCGGCGCGGCTGATCGGCGCCATCACCGACGCCGTGGTGGACGTCTTCGGCGAACCGGTGCGCGAACAGGTGAACGTCGTCATCACCGGCGTCCCCGCCGGCCGCACCGGAGTAGGCGGCGAGGTCGCCTGA
- a CDS encoding DUF6191 domain-containing protein produces MTIGYVALAVVAGAALLLLADRTLLWMERRGWIYYRRRKAGVGAASAAGLIDELNVLFTPSQRVVQEEKQRQLSLRDDTDSGAPPHRRIDLDSGRAVVISRAPDPDNRGSRR; encoded by the coding sequence ATGACCATCGGGTACGTCGCACTGGCGGTCGTCGCCGGCGCGGCGCTGCTCCTGCTGGCCGACCGCACGCTGCTGTGGATGGAGCGTCGCGGCTGGATCTACTACCGGCGCAGGAAGGCCGGGGTGGGCGCGGCGTCGGCGGCCGGTCTGATCGACGAGCTGAACGTGCTGTTCACGCCCAGTCAGCGCGTCGTCCAGGAGGAGAAGCAGCGCCAGCTCTCCCTCCGAGACGACACCGACTCCGGCGCCCCACCCCACCGCCGCATCGACCTCGACTCGGGTCGAGCCGTCGTGATCAGCCGCGCGCCGGATCCCGATAACAGGGGGAGTCGACGTTGA
- a CDS encoding MarR family winged helix-turn-helix transcriptional regulator — protein sequence MSTAGGQGRGDGGGTGPGVDDAVRALLLLMPRMVGRVKRIQVPEELQSLALAPRHLSLLSYLLFDGPMTVNDLAARLEVAPTTVSLMVGELSRKGILQRHEDPADRRRRIVSITEEKRPTIESWLARGATAWQRALAPLTPEQRRMFVDTLRAYEAGVSEEENEQDGKEEDTEG from the coding sequence ATGTCAACCGCGGGCGGGCAGGGGCGGGGCGACGGGGGCGGCACCGGGCCGGGCGTGGACGACGCGGTCCGGGCGTTGCTGCTGCTCATGCCGCGCATGGTGGGGCGGGTCAAGCGCATCCAGGTCCCCGAGGAACTCCAGTCGCTGGCACTGGCCCCGCGGCACCTGTCGCTCCTCTCCTACCTGCTCTTCGACGGGCCGATGACCGTCAACGACCTGGCGGCCCGCCTGGAGGTCGCGCCCACGACGGTGAGCCTGATGGTCGGTGAGCTGAGCCGGAAGGGGATCCTCCAGCGGCACGAGGACCCGGCCGACCGGCGCCGCCGCATCGTCAGCATCACCGAGGAGAAGCGGCCCACCATCGAGTCCTGGCTGGCCCGCGGCGCCACCGCCTGGCAGCGCGCGCTGGCACCCCTGACGCCCGAGCAGCGGCGGATGTTCGTCGACACCCTGCGTGCCTACGAGGCCGGCGTGTCCGAGGAGGAGAACGAGCAGGACGGCAAGGAGGAGGACACGGAGGGCTGA